The stretch of DNA AAAGTACAGGGAGGAAATGAACATCCCTTCTTCAGCCAAAAGAAAGCGCTATTAATTTGGGGATAGATATTTATAAATGGAGTTGAATATGATAAATGAGAGGAGACCATCGATCCTATGAAGCCATTTCACATTACGATTTATACCAGAAAAGGCTGCAGTTTATGTGATAAAGCAAAAGCCATCGTGGAAAAAGTAGCCCAGGATTACCCCATCCAATTGGAGTTGTTTGATATCACCACTGACCCAGAAATCGAAGCCAAATATACCGATGTGATTCCAGTCATTCATATAGACGGGGAAGAAGTTTTTGTTTCGAAAATGGCAGAAT from Microaerobacter geothermalis encodes:
- a CDS encoding glutaredoxin family protein — translated: MKPFHITIYTRKGCSLCDKAKAIVEKVAQDYPIQLELFDITTDPEIEAKYTDVIPVIHIDGEEVFVSKMAELWLRRELDGRIRSGDLCR